From the Pseudomonas monsensis genome, the window TCAGTGGCGTACACAAATGAGGTGTTCAACACAAACCCTGTGGGAGCCTGGCTTGCCAGCGATGGCGTCTTAGAATTCAGCCCATCAACCGCGCTGTACCAAACAACCTGACCCTGCGCAATTCACCGCCTGCTTCTTCGAGCAATATCGGCGCCGTGCCGCCGGGCATCACCACCTGCACTTCACCGGCCGCCACCCAACCCACCCGCCACGCCGCCGATGCTACGGCACTGGCACTGGTGCCGGAAGACGCCGTCGGCCCCTCGCCGCGTTCGAACACTCGGGCGAGGATTTTCTGTGGTGAGTCGAGCACCGCCCATTGCAGATTGACGCCGGCCGGGCATGGATTTCCGGCACCGGTGGGCATGGCGTAGGCGATTGCGGTCAACCCTTGGTTCAGCGGTGACTCACGCATCTGTTGATTGCTCGGCAATGCCGCCCGGTCATCCAGCAGCGTCACGCAATGCGGATTGCCGATACGCACAAACTGGCTATGTGACCATGCCGGATCGAGTGTCGCCAGTGGCTTTACCACACTCACTTCTCGCCCATTGAAGTCGGCGCTTTCGACGTTCTGCGCACCCACTGCGCGCGCCCCGAAACCGGGTTGGCCAAGATCGAGCCAAAAGCCTTGAACGCCTTCGACTTCGGCCGGTTTCACCGAGGTTTCCACGGCATCACCCTTGTCGTGATGTACGCGCAACAACGCGCCCTCCTCCGGCATCACGCCTTGCTCGGTCAGCGCCTGCGAAAAAATCGTCAGGCCATTGCCACTGCGCTCGGCAAGTGTGCCGTCGGTGTTGACGATCAGTACGTCGAATGGCGGCGACGTCTGGAACGAGCCGATCAGCAGGCCGTCGCTACGGTGGGATTTGCTCCCCGCGGGACGCTGCCCTTCGGGCCAGTCGCAGCACAGCGTGATGGCTGCGCGGCTCCACGCCTGTCTCGACAAGGCACACTGCGCGGCCGTCATCGGCAGACCGATCCCCGCCTCGCGAAGTGCCTGAGGCGAAACCACCCCGTAGACATTGCCCCGTGCATCGTAAAATCGCGTCATCCCCCGTCCTTACCGTTCAATCCCCCTGAAGCTGCCACTGTAAAACGCAATCCCCTGCAGGAGCGAGCCTGCTCGCGAAGGCGGTGTGTCAATCGCCACATTCATTACCCGAATCAGCGTTTTCGCGAGCAGGCGAACGCCTACGGGTTAGGATGTCGACTGCACTCCCCCGGAACCTGCGATCGAACCTCGACGCGCTATCAATGTCCTTCGGGGACGCGATGTTTTTTGCCAAGGAACGATATGACCAGCCTCAACCCCCAAGACACCTTCGTCCCCGGACGCCTGCAACAGATGTCGACGCGCATCGCCTTTTTCATCGCCGGCCTCGGCATTGCCGCGTGGGCGCCTTTGGTGCCATACGCCAAGGCCCGCGCCGGGCTCGATGAAGGCACGCTCGGCTTGTTGCTGTTGTGCCTCGGCGTCGGTTCGATTCTGGCGATGCCGCTGGCGGGGATTCTCGCCGCGCGCTTCGGCTGCCGCAGAGTGGCGACTGGCGGCACCTTGCTGATCTGCATGGCATTGCCGCTGCTGGCGACGGTGTCGTCGATTCCGGCGCTGATCGCCACGCTGTTCATGTTTGGCGCCGGGCTTGGCACGGTGGATTCGACAGTGAACCTGCAAGCGGTGATCGTCGAACGGGCCAGCGGCAAAAACATGATGTCGGGCTTTCACGGCTTGTTCAGCCTCGGCGGGATCGTCGGCGCCGCCGGCGTGAGTGCCCTGCTCGGCCTCGGTCTGTCGCCGCTGGGCGCGATGCTGGTGGTGGTGGCGGTGTTGGTCGCCGCGTTGTTCAAGTGCGTGCCGCACATGTTGCCCTACGGCAGCGAAAGCTCAGGTCCCGCATTCGCCATTCCCCACGGCATCGTGCTGTTCATTGGCGGGATGTGCTTTATCGTCTTCCTCACCGAAGGCGCGGCGCTGGACTGGAGCGCGGTATTCCTGGCGCAAGAGCGCGGGATCGACACCGCCTATGCCGGACTCGGTTACGCGGCATTTGCCCTGACCATGACCGCCGGACGTTTGATGGGTGACCGGATTGTTCGGATTGTCGGGGCGACGCGGATCATTCTGTTTGGCGGCCTGTTGGCATCCGCCGGACTGTTTCTGGCGACGTTCGCACCGAGTTGGGAGGCTGCACTGGTCGGTTATGCGCTGGTCGGCGCCGGCTGTTCGAACATCGTGCCGGTGCTGTATACGGCGGTGGGCAAGCAGACGGTGATGCCGGAAAGCATCGCAGTGCCGGCGATTACTACGTTGGGTTATGCGGGGATTCTGGCGGGACCGGCTGTGATTGGTTTTGTTGCCCATGCCAGTAGTTTGAGTTTTGCTTTTGGGCTGATGGCAGTGCTGCTGGTGGCGGTGGCGATTGGTGGGAAGGTATTGAGAGTCTGAACTTAGTGCACTTGCCAGATTGTTGTTTTGGGGTTGGGGTTGGGGTTGGGGGCATATCCGTTGCTGCGGGTGTTGCCGCTGGCGGTTACTCACTTTTCCAAACGCCGGAATGCCGGCCCAGCGAAAAGTAAGCAAAAGCCAAGCAGATCAAAAGATCGTCCGATCGCGGCCCGAGCCTTCGGCAGCGCCTACAGGGAGGTTGAGTACATCGGTCAAAGATTGGTCGGCTGTCAGGCCGCCTTCGCGAGCAAGCTCGCTCCCACAGTAAGGTTGAGTACCCCCGCCAGAACTTGGTCGGCTGTCAGGCCGCCATCGCTGGCAAGCCAGCTCCCACAGAAAAGCAAAGGCAGCACACAGCACACAGCCCTTGCTTCTCACCACTCAATACAATGAGCGTTAGCTCGAGTACCGCTTTTGATCTCAGCGCCCGTCGGCAGGCTGAGTGGAGGGATTTAGCCGGGGGTGGGAGCGTAGCGACCGTTTGGCGCAGCCAAACACATCGAGAGGAGGTGCAGCGCAGCAAACCGGAGGCGATGCCCCCGGATCAATCCCGGAGCGAAGGGACCCGAGCCACGGCGAGGGCCGAACGTCAGGGTAAAGCCTTTTTGGTTATTTTTTCGCTGGGCCGGCATTCCGGCGTCTGGAAAAAGTGACCCGCCGTAAGGGCGGAACCCTAATCAGCAACACCCGCAGCAACGGATATTCACCCAATCACCCAATCACCCAATCAATCAAAACCCCACACTGGCCTGCACAAAAAACGTCCTCGGCGCCCCCACATACATCCCCGAGTTGTTATCACTCGAACGGGTGAAGTACTGCTTGTCGAAGACGTTCTTCACCCCGGCACCCAACTTCAGGTTCGACACCTGCGGCCCGAAGTCATACCCCCCGCGCACGTTCCAGGTCACGTAACCCGGGATGTCGCCGTACTGCCCGTCGGCCGTGCCTTCGGTGATGTAGTTGCCGTTGAAGCTGCCGTCGGCATTCACACCGGTGCCCGGCGAACGCTGTTTGGACTGGGCGAAACCGTCAATGTTGTAGGTCCAGCGGTTGATGTCGTAACGCAAACCGACGGTCGCCACCTGACGCGAATAGAACGGCAGATCACGGCCCTTGAAGCCCGGAATTTCGCCTTCGTAGGTCGCACGGGTGTAAGTGAAACCGGCGTTGGCGGTCAGGCCGTCAAGACGCGGATCCAGCGCCGCCATGTCGTAGTGCATCGAGGCTTCGATGCCTTGGTGCTTGGTCGCGCCGAGGTTGGTCCAGCCCACGTCGTTGCTGATGTAT encodes:
- a CDS encoding diaminopimelate epimerase, producing the protein MTRFYDARGNVYGVVSPQALREAGIGLPMTAAQCALSRQAWSRAAITLCCDWPEGQRPAGSKSHRSDGLLIGSFQTSPPFDVLIVNTDGTLAERSGNGLTIFSQALTEQGVMPEEGALLRVHHDKGDAVETSVKPAEVEGVQGFWLDLGQPGFGARAVGAQNVESADFNGREVSVVKPLATLDPAWSHSQFVRIGNPHCVTLLDDRAALPSNQQMRESPLNQGLTAIAYAMPTGAGNPCPAGVNLQWAVLDSPQKILARVFERGEGPTASSGTSASAVASAAWRVGWVAAGEVQVVMPGGTAPILLEEAGGELRRVRLFGTARLMG
- a CDS encoding MFS transporter, whose product is MTSLNPQDTFVPGRLQQMSTRIAFFIAGLGIAAWAPLVPYAKARAGLDEGTLGLLLLCLGVGSILAMPLAGILAARFGCRRVATGGTLLICMALPLLATVSSIPALIATLFMFGAGLGTVDSTVNLQAVIVERASGKNMMSGFHGLFSLGGIVGAAGVSALLGLGLSPLGAMLVVVAVLVAALFKCVPHMLPYGSESSGPAFAIPHGIVLFIGGMCFIVFLTEGAALDWSAVFLAQERGIDTAYAGLGYAAFALTMTAGRLMGDRIVRIVGATRIILFGGLLASAGLFLATFAPSWEAALVGYALVGAGCSNIVPVLYTAVGKQTVMPESIAVPAITTLGYAGILAGPAVIGFVAHASSLSFAFGLMAVLLVAVAIGGKVLRV